The sequence TCTGCTGATGAAATGTTGAGTTTACCCTCCAGTATATTCCATTGCCTACCAGACTAGGTAAAACTAAAGCCAGTTGTATGCTGCTTCTAAAACGCATCAACTCTCCCTAATTGCATGTAAAGGAATGTTCTCTTTCTTCGTCTGTCAGCTGTCACacactttacattacattacattacatccaTTAAGCAGATTCTTTGTCCAAAGCAACGTACAAGAAGCACATTTAATCATGAATATGCCACCCAAAAATAGCAAGACAAAAGCACGTAAAATTATTCAAATGAGCAAAACTGCCACTGAGCGTATGCGAGTTGAATGATGTGATCGCTGATAAGACACTTCATTTACATAAAGACGTCCAGCTGATGGACTTCAGACCAGTAACTGGCTTCAGGCTGGAGTCACTGCATGGGAGGCTGGTATACTCGGTCTAAAGTGataattgcattgttttgtgtCACTGAGTGGTTGTGTGTCTGAATGAAGTGACGTCTCGGTTTACTTGTTGGCAGCTGACCCTTACAATAGTTGCGAGGTTTTTTGCATCGTAACAGTTGCAATGTTCTTTTAGCTACAGGTGTAAAGATAAAAGTAGTTAAGGACATTTTCATACCATCAACACAAAAACGTCAATGAAAGTCAAGTTAGAACGTCTTATTTACCAACCTGGAAGTTagcttcatccatccatccagccatcttcatctgcttgtTGGAAGTTAGCTTCACTCATTGCTAAAGGTGTAACTTCCCTATGAAAGTTTTGTCTTGGAAGACAATTAGCTTGTAAACCCATAAGGCACAGCCTGCATATTCATATGTTTGTCATATGTTTAAGATAATCTCTACAAATATACACAATTTTAACTgtaccacacacactcagtcgcaggaaaattacaaaaaaagatcaTTTTGAAGCTTGAAGATTTACAGTGGAGATATTTAAAAGAGATACACTTTATTTTCTTGCCGATAGTTGGATGAGAATATTGATACTGTTTTCACATTTGTACAGTAAGCTACAGCCAGGAGACATGGAGCCAGGAGACTTAGTATACAGAGTGGAAGCAGGGCCGAACCATGCCCCGTGAAGCCCGCCGGGCTTTGAAGCAAATTCAACATAGTGACCAAAAAGCGGAATTCCAACTTCTGTGTCCGTCACGTGATGCCCTCTAGCCCAAAATGACGTTTTCCAATAGACTTACATGGCAAAAGAGACAtctgtaaatcagtggatacatttttttgagcaacacaacacagaatTTTTGCCATATTCTCTGATAACATTTGGAATGTCTAGAAGAGCCACAtgaataaatcatttaatcCCCATTCAAATTAGCTGAGAGCTAAACCAGAAGCAGCCAGCTGGGCCTGCGGAGGTCTCTAGTGCGCCTGCTCTGAAGGCCGCACAGTGAGGAAGCAGTACCCATCATCCGAGTAATTTCACACATGGGGTTGGCTCCAGGAAGGCTTCATGCGCCACTGAGAAACTCTAAAAGTAATTAACTGGGCTCCGCCTCGAACGCTGTGTCCAGTTCTTAAAATACATTCATGGGTCAGACACACATCCTCGCCTAAAATGATCACTTTTCAGGATTTTTTCAGGATATCAATCtactcatctaactctcagcaagaaaggaaataaatgtatttcccaaaaCTAGTCCTTCAGCTGAATTGTCCTGAATTGTCactatgtcatttttttttgctcactGCAAGCTgatttggtgttgtgtgtttgtgtgtgtgtgtgtgtgtgtgtgtgtgtgtgtgtgtgtgtgtgtgtgtgtgtgtgtgtgacaaaccCATAACTGAAGTTAAAAGCAAAACATCCATTGGAAACCGAGCAATCGAGCCCTGAGTGAAGTTAGTCAACCTCCAGGTTGATAACATCTTGACCACCATCAAACAGGAAGCTAGCAAAACTTGTGAAAAAGCGATACCGTTCTCATGATGCATCCACGAGTGATACAGACAAATGTTTTGGTGTTGTAAAGTTCTGCTGTAGTGCCGATGCTAGAAAGATGGAGAAACTGACCTCACATATTTTATACTGACACTTAGCTAATAAAGCAAAGGTTTTGATGCAAGAAGATTaagattttaacattaaaacgcCACCCTTTATGAACTGTTATTTTGATGGATGTCAGGTTTTTGGGCTAAGCTAATGTCTGTAGGAGGGTTATGGAGctacaaaatcaaaaatgtgatCACTATTGGACAGAAGCTGTGACTATTATCACTGACCAGATAGTGTTAAGAAAGAGTCTTACGCTTTCTCTTGGTGAGTGACAGATAACTTCTGCTGTTAGGAGActcctgtatgtgtgtgttcattgttTTGGCCTGTAAGGCAGAGGGTGTTTTTTTGTACCCTTCTGTTTtttgtgcagtgtgtgtatCAGATGCTCACTTGCTGAATCACGACTATATCAGGATCATGTGGAGGAAGTTAGCGTCCAGGATAAAGACTCATTCATACATTCAGTTACACACACAAGTGGTCAGACATGTAGGCTACTTGCGTGCAGCAAAAGATGCATTGGTTCCACTTTACTTGACTTTTTCTACATAaccgtgacatgacactgtcatgaacgtgtcataaaacatCATAAACAAGTCATCAACGGTTATGACATAACACTAAGTGttattcggttttgtcatgacaagttatggttgtTGTTAGGTTGTTAGGTTGGGTTAGCGTTAAGGTTAGGGTCCATGCGTCATGAcgttgtcatgacagtgtcatgtgagtgtcaagtgttcatgacagtgtcatgtcactctaatgtagaaaacttcaagtaaagtgttaccgatGCATCTTTCTGCatgcacattttacattttattttaatcagtcaattaatcgattagttgattgacagaaaatcaAATTTATTGTTTTCATAATCAAAATGACAGTTTAAGTGATTTGTTTTGCCAGACATAGGCTTGTTCCAGCTTCTTTAAAATGCAGCAAATTAATCAATAATTAAAGTTAGTTGCACTAAATTGTGTTTAGATAATGAGGTATTTAGATGAGAGCTAAAGAGTTGTGTCTTAAAGAATTACAACAACGTACAATTCGATATAAAACTCTTCCCCATCTCACTTTGAATTTAGAAGATGTCTCCTTTGTCTGTATTTTAAGTTGGTCTGTAACCAAGTTTAGCTTAGAGCTGAGGAGAGTTTTACAAACTGGTACAATTTGACTTTTGAAActtgtgtagtgtttttttgaaaaccctacacaaaaataacacagatcgtggaaacattatttattgtggaatcttcttcttctttaaaagGGCAGGAACGCTATGGCAACATGACCCGTGTGTACTACAGAGAGGCAGTAGGAGCCCTCGTCGTCTTCGACATGACCAGACTGTCCACGTTTCAGGCCGTCCTCAAGTGGAAAGGAGACCTGGACTCAAAGGTAAATATGATTATAtgagaggaggtggaggtggaggattAAAGGGATGAAGGAAGCTAGGAGGAAATGAAGAGAAGGGGAGAGGCAGGGAATGAGGTAGAACGAGACTCTGTGAAGGCTCTTATTAAGTTGTCTTGCATCTACCCTCCTCTCGTCTAGTCTACTTCTGCTTCAGTCATGACTCGCCGCATTACCCAGGAAGTCTTTTTATAACCttgacagacagagaaggagcTTGCTTTACTGTTGGCTGCACTAGAACACAGTAACGTAAGCCTGTGTTGGATATTTTTTACTCACAGTATTTCCTACAGTTGTGCTTTTCTTGTGCAACCTCTATTTCAAATGGTAAAAGACTGATTGATGTTAAAAGGTGTAAAAGTCACTTCCCCTTAGCTTGCAGTAGCTATAGAAAATACAGCAGAAGACACACActatgtaaataaatgtgtacTGTGGAAATAAACATGAACATAAAAATGTAAGCAGCACACCACAGACCAAACATTAAAATAGGCAACAATGTTAACCCCTCCTTAATTAAAGTAGTCGAGAATCAAGGGGACCAATACTTATGGTGCCTTCAAGTGCTTTTCATCTTTCATCTTTCAACTTGTTCATCTCCGGGAAGCTGCCTTCAAATGACCAACAAaatttaaagatgttttctgATACCTGGGTTAATAATACCACCAAAAATATGTGgtaaagtatataaaaaaatggaaatacaagTACAAGTTTGAGTAAATCTACTTAGTTGCTTTCTACCACTTACTTCTTAACCACTTTCTACTTACAACGTCACTGGGGGgcgctgtggctcaggtggtacAGCAGTCGCCTACCGATCTGAAGGTTGGcagtttgatccctggccctgcaatTGCATGTCAAAGtgcccttgggcaagacacttaaccctgAGTTGTtccttacttaaaaaaaaaaaaaaatgaaaaaggcagcATGGTCGCCCAtaggttagcactgtggcctcacagcaagacggttctgggtttgaatccaggtcgttctgggcctttctgtgtggagtttgtttGCTCTGgtttcccccaccatcaaaaacatggactaggttctccagtcagtggcctgatcaaggcactggctcagatctggtcCCCGGGTGCTGTAAATGGccgcccactgctcccttgagggatgggttaaatgcagagaataaattttgctacatgtatgtgtatgtaacaataaagtacctttacctgTACCTTTACCTACCGATGCTGCgtcatcggagtgtaaatgtgtgtgaaccTTTATCTGATGAGCGGGGGGTTGTACACCAGCCTCGGTcaccagtgtatgaatgtgtgtgaatggtgaatgctTCCTGtgtgtaaaagcactttgagtagtcgttaagactaaaAGTCGCTTTATAAGTACAGTCGATTTATTGTCCATTTCCTGATGGGTAATATATTTAAGTAAGAGAGTGACTGTCACTTCCATTAGGTCGCCCTTAGCAACGGGACACCAGTTCCAGCCGTTCTATTGGGCAACAAGTGTGACCAGCGGAGATTGTGCCCCAAGTTGCCCAAACTGGAGAACTTCTCCAGAGAGTACGGATTCGTCGGCTGGTACGAAACATCTGCCAAGGTAAAGTGTGATTgtcttctgtgtttgtgtctttataTCCTGCAAATATTGTTTTAACCTGCTTATTGTGTCAGCGTGTTGGCTGTGTTCTCACACTCCATCACACTTCTTTTCTCTTGCTATTTTTACACCAATTTTCTTCTCTCCCTTATTTTCAACTCTTTGAATCTGTCAGTGCATGTTCTTCTGCTTTTAAAACTGCACTAGTATACAGTTTATGTAAAAagtaaacaacaaaaatcagtTTTTCAACGTGCAGTAATACGTTTATCTGCTGCAGCTAAAATTAGCAACACTAAACTGCATATATTTTCAACCGAGAACCTAGAAGAGAagtaaaaaaggttttgtggACAAGCAACTTCTTGTGCTGcatctgttttatttaactgattAGATCGTATATTGTTATATACTTATTCAATTAATCTATATATAAATCTATATTTAAAGATGCAAATTAGAAGCTTTTTACAGGGCACAACGAAGAACATTTTCGCCTTGATCTCTATTCTCTGCTTCCGTGTGTCCTTTTTAATCTTCTTCcctcaattcaattcaagttAATTCAATTTAATACATCTTTATTGTCCCGAAAGGGCAATTCATGCTGTcgagaaaaaaaagtgcaatgATTAAAGAACAGCAAGAAGTAGAATATACAACCTAAAAGGTGGATTacagtttattattataattcatATTGGCAACAATTGCCTTTGAATTAAAGGAGCCTTGAGCTCTGAGGCTCCAGAGCCGAGGGAGCGTATAACTCTGGTGCAAGGGCTTCGATGGGTCGGCCATGATGTTCTATTTTTcacaatgaataaaaaaactaaaagacatAACTGGAAGTGTGACTCAATCTTTGTACTTGTGGAACATGTACAGTAAGTGGTTGGAGAGATAGTTTGAATCAGGGATAGAGGAGACAATGTTtaatttagctaaaaaaaaacagatttccatTTGTAATGGGTAAACcagttgtctttttctgttttggttgccATCGGGGGAAAAATAAGTGTGATGTGACAGGGGTCGCTCgccaactttactgttttggttctcTTGTTGTTTTGGCACTCTCAGCTCTCATCATGAGTTATGAGTCTTTTAACTGTAATCACGTCTAATTTTGTGTATGATAAACACACAACTAGGGATTGGCCGATACTGGTTTTTCAGGGCTGATACCGATACctattattagtagttaatgaaaccaaTAACTGATATTACATAAGCCTATATGCATTTACGTTGataaatttaaatctttaagtcaaaattaagattttgaaatgttacaaACTCGTAcacaaaactttatttaaagtgctcatattatgcttattgGCTTTTTCCATTCCTTTATTGTgctatatatcttttttgtgcacgttacaCTGTAGGTTTagagtgaaaaagcccaaagtccaccccaaagggacttaccatcttccaGACAAAACACCGTTCACATACTTCTATGTGAAGACaaacgtgtgtcactttgtaacacacgttaaaatgctcgcctagctgctagcacgccctcattctctgcttctgactggctagtagtgcTTACCTAGccactgagcatgtgcgactcccaacaaagatggaataaaagtgtgatgcctcactcggtAGCTAAAAGAGAgaactcaacacacagggtaaaaacaTGAGCTGCAgaaaatgtgcagtacaacaaaaatatggtgttttatgaaaattaaaccatgtaaacatatTACGGtgcaacctctaaatacaattattaacctgaaaatgagcactttaaatgatgTGAGcgattatttaataaattagaaactttcAACCTAATACCTGATAGTCAGATAGTTTTGTGGACAGGACATTAAGTCATACTCAGTGGGGAAACCGAAGCAGAGCGACGGACACAGAGCTCAAGCCGAGCCAAAGTAgcacactttttaattcattaacttcATCAGTAATCGGGCAAATAAAACAGTGATACAGATCTGaaacctgaaaaaaaacaacctatgtCTAGTTGCCGTTTTTATCACCAGAAAgagagtttttctttttttctcccgctttggtccccctacaggttggaagtggaattgtccattgcattacattatgcaaatttgccagatcgggtagtgGATCTGTAGTTCAAATGGGACATTACAAAAGCGGTAATAGACAATTCTGCGTCCAACCTGTAAGGGGACCAAAGCGGGAAAAGtgctttagtgttgctttaaacagTCTCCAGAAATCTTTGAACGTTTGGCTGTGCATTTTATTGTGGACGCGGAAAACAGAACTGAACTTTCGGAAATGTTTCTGCACAGTTTTGATGTTTTCCAACccaaaatggaagaaaaagaagagattaAAACGTTTCCCATTGTTTTTAGTGGCTTTTTAGTATTGACagaaacctttataaaaaaaaatttaaatctaGCTTGCTCAGTACATCATCCTTTTCTAACCCTTCACCGCTATCCTCTCCTTTCAGGACAACACCAACATTGATGCAGCCATCACATGCTTGGTGAAGAGCATCATGACTATGGAGGATGAGAGAGCCTCGCGTGACGC comes from Etheostoma spectabile isolate EspeVRDwgs_2016 chromosome 19, UIUC_Espe_1.0, whole genome shotgun sequence and encodes:
- the zgc:162171 gene encoding ras-related protein Rab-38, giving the protein MQHERLLKVLVIGDLGVGKTSIIKRYVHQVFSQHYRATIGVDFALKVLHWDQRTVVRLQLWDIAGQERYGNMTRVYYREAVGALVVFDMTRLSTFQAVLKWKGDLDSKVALSNGTPVPAVLLGNKCDQRRLCPKLPKLENFSREYGFVGWYETSAKDNTNIDAAITCLVKSIMTMEDERASRDATTAGRNEPEGSVLVLPHFDYNTKEKGLSGCSGCPSLKSRDRETD